The following proteins are co-located in the Pseudomonas sp. ATCC 13867 genome:
- a CDS encoding PAS domain-containing sensor histidine kinase, with protein sequence MSRLFWKACLLWLCCLPLLVAAETAVPPLALDAAQRAWLAEHPQLRVGALLEAPYVQQDRRLQQLSGANVELLEWLAKAMNVSLQWRTYPDPAALERAVRAGEIDLAPGISQTPATLRDWLFSDPYLRVPRLVVGDRRSGTSVELDTLGEGESVAVRGPGPVVDYLRGTYLSLRLQVVDSDREVLRKVLGREASYAVIDEAQLARLTRETEFAGLSVVADIGYPQLLRVATRRGLPELAGIIDVALRAVPAKDLDQLHERWLQPTYPRLGSSPGFWQNLCILLGLLLVFAIAALWWQRRQQRALESRLLAARRDIELRQAAEEALRLTQFAIDSSTVGILWVNWDSHIRYANRAAEEMLGYAPGAVVDRPLTALEPTLNMDRWLSLWRRARNADEAPLSFETQCLRADGQWLPADVSLSFLRFGDSEYLLVFLTDVTERRRARAALEESEARLQGIAANVPGLVFRLEPNAPDDNSDFAYISFITGGSEASLGYAPGYLRESGLGIMGLVVPSERAGYLASQLQAVESGSNWRWQGRILTRSHEPRWADIKATVRTLDDGRLAWDGVVWDITENKQIELELGESRAQLRELSAHLESVREEEKARIAREVHDELGQVLTVLKLETSMCELAYGELDSGLRERLDNMKRLIAQLFQLVRDVATALRPPILDAGIGSAVEWQARRFESRTQIPCLVQVPENPPELSDAKAIGLFRILQEALTNVMRHAQAHTVELQLSVEDQALCLRIADDGVGFEPGATRQGASFGLVGMRERVLMFGGTLQIDSQPGEGTTLWIRVPLDNDNDNEQE encoded by the coding sequence ATGAGTCGTCTGTTCTGGAAAGCCTGTCTGCTCTGGCTGTGCTGCCTGCCGCTGCTGGTCGCGGCGGAAACCGCGGTTCCGCCCCTGGCGCTGGATGCGGCGCAGCGCGCCTGGCTTGCCGAGCACCCGCAGTTGCGCGTCGGCGCGCTGCTGGAGGCGCCCTATGTGCAGCAGGACCGGCGCCTGCAGCAGCTGTCCGGAGCCAATGTGGAGTTGCTGGAGTGGCTGGCCAAGGCCATGAACGTGAGCCTGCAGTGGCGCACCTACCCGGACCCGGCGGCGCTGGAGCGCGCGGTACGCGCAGGGGAGATCGACCTGGCGCCCGGCATCAGCCAGACCCCGGCGACGCTGCGCGATTGGCTGTTCTCCGACCCCTACCTGCGCGTGCCGCGCCTGGTGGTGGGCGATCGGCGCAGCGGGACCTCGGTGGAGCTGGACACCCTCGGCGAGGGCGAGTCCGTCGCGGTGCGCGGACCGGGCCCGGTGGTGGACTACCTGCGCGGCACCTATTTGAGCCTGAGGCTGCAGGTGGTCGACAGCGACCGCGAGGTACTGCGCAAGGTGCTCGGCCGCGAAGCCAGCTACGCGGTCATCGATGAGGCGCAGCTCGCGCGCCTGACCCGCGAAACCGAGTTCGCCGGCCTGTCGGTGGTGGCCGATATCGGCTATCCGCAATTGCTGCGCGTGGCGACCCGGCGCGGTCTGCCGGAACTGGCCGGGATCATCGACGTCGCCCTGCGAGCGGTGCCGGCCAAGGACCTCGACCAGCTCCACGAACGCTGGCTGCAACCGACCTACCCGCGCCTGGGTTCCTCGCCCGGCTTCTGGCAGAACCTCTGCATCCTGCTCGGCCTGCTGCTGGTCTTTGCCATCGCCGCGTTGTGGTGGCAGCGCCGCCAGCAGCGAGCGCTGGAGTCGCGCTTGCTCGCGGCGCGGCGCGACATCGAGCTGCGCCAGGCCGCCGAGGAGGCCTTGCGCCTGACCCAGTTCGCCATCGACAGCAGCACGGTGGGGATTCTCTGGGTCAACTGGGACAGCCATATTCGCTATGCCAACCGCGCCGCCGAGGAAATGCTCGGCTACGCGCCCGGTGCGGTGGTGGATCGGCCGTTGACGGCCCTTGAACCGACGCTGAACATGGACCGCTGGCTCAGTCTCTGGCGCCGCGCGCGCAATGCCGACGAGGCGCCGCTGAGCTTCGAGACCCAGTGCCTGCGCGCCGATGGCCAGTGGTTGCCGGCGGACGTTTCGTTGAGCTTCCTGCGCTTTGGCGATTCCGAATACCTGCTGGTGTTCCTCACCGACGTCACCGAGCGCCGCCGCGCCCGCGCCGCGCTGGAAGAGAGCGAGGCGCGTCTGCAGGGCATCGCCGCCAACGTGCCGGGGCTGGTGTTCCGCCTGGAGCCCAATGCGCCGGACGATAACTCCGACTTCGCCTACATCAGCTTCATCACCGGCGGCAGCGAGGCCTCGCTCGGATACGCCCCCGGCTACCTGCGCGAAAGTGGCCTGGGGATCATGGGGCTGGTGGTTCCATCCGAGCGCGCAGGCTATCTCGCCAGCCAGTTGCAGGCGGTGGAGAGCGGCAGCAACTGGCGCTGGCAGGGACGCATTCTCACCCGCAGCCATGAGCCGCGCTGGGCGGATATCAAGGCCACGGTGCGGACCCTCGACGATGGCCGCCTGGCCTGGGATGGCGTGGTCTGGGACATCACCGAGAACAAGCAGATCGAGCTGGAACTGGGCGAGTCCCGCGCGCAACTTCGCGAGCTCTCCGCCCACCTGGAAAGTGTGCGGGAGGAGGAGAAAGCGCGGATTGCCCGGGAAGTGCACGATGAACTGGGCCAGGTGCTCACCGTGCTGAAGCTGGAAACCTCGATGTGCGAGCTGGCCTACGGCGAGCTGGACAGCGGGCTGCGCGAGCGCCTGGACAACATGAAGCGCCTGATCGCCCAGCTGTTCCAACTGGTGCGCGACGTGGCCACTGCGCTGCGTCCGCCGATCCTCGATGCCGGCATCGGTTCGGCGGTCGAATGGCAGGCGCGCCGTTTCGAATCGCGTACGCAGATTCCCTGCCTGGTGCAGGTGCCGGAGAACCCGCCGGAGCTGTCGGACGCCAAGGCCATCGGCCTGTTCCGCATCCTCCAGGAGGCGCTGACCAATGTCATGCGCCATGCCCAGGCGCATACTGTGGAGCTGCAACTGAGCGTCGAGGATCAGGCGCTGTGCCTGCGCATCGCGGACGATGGCGTGGGCTTCGAGCCGGGTGCCACGCGCCAGGGCGCGTCCTTCGGCCTGGTCGGCATGCGCGAGCGGGTGCTGATGTTCGGCGGCACGCTGCAGATCGACAGCCAGCCCGGGGAGGGCACCACGCTGTGGATCCGGGTGCCCCTCGACAACGATAACGACAACGAGCAGGAGTGA
- a CDS encoding response regulator: protein MAVIRVLVAEDHTIVREGIKQLIGMAKDLQVVGEATNGEQLLETLRQTPCEVVLLDISMPGVNGLEAIPRIRALSNPPAILMLSMHDEVQMVARALKAGAAGYATKDSDPALLLTAIRKIASGGRYIDPELADRMVFEVGLTDSRPPHALLSEREFSVFERLVQGDGVNEIAQQLAVSSKTISTHKARLMQKLNANSVADLVRYAMEHKLI, encoded by the coding sequence ATGGCGGTGATTCGAGTGCTGGTGGCGGAAGACCATACGATCGTGCGCGAGGGCATCAAGCAACTGATCGGCATGGCCAAGGACCTGCAGGTGGTGGGCGAGGCCACCAACGGCGAACAGCTGCTCGAAACCCTGCGCCAGACGCCCTGTGAAGTGGTCCTGCTGGACATCTCCATGCCCGGCGTCAACGGTCTGGAGGCCATCCCGCGGATCCGCGCGCTGAGCAATCCGCCGGCGATCCTGATGCTGTCGATGCACGATGAGGTACAGATGGTCGCCCGTGCCCTGAAGGCCGGCGCCGCTGGCTACGCCACCAAGGACAGCGACCCGGCCCTGCTGCTCACCGCGATCCGCAAGATCGCCAGCGGTGGACGCTACATCGACCCGGAACTGGCCGACCGCATGGTCTTCGAGGTCGGCCTGACCGACTCGCGACCGCCCCACGCGCTGCTTTCCGAACGCGAGTTCTCGGTATTCGAGCGCCTGGTGCAGGGCGACGGCGTCAATGAGATCGCCCAGCAACTGGCAGTCAGCAGCAAGACCATCAGCACCCACAAGGCGCGGCTGATGCAGAAGCTCAATGCCAATTCGGTGGCCGACCTGGTGCGCTACGCGATGGAGCACAAGCTCATCTGA
- a CDS encoding ABC transporter substrate-binding protein, with protein MLRAVRGGLLFGLLGSVAMPALADYVTVISFGGANKEAQEAAFYKPFKDVTGNAVVHGSYNGDLAKLKRMVEISHVSWDVVEVEAPELVRGCEEGLFMKLDPKTLGNIADFVPGAVQPCGVGIFVWTTLLAYNQSKLQGTPSNWADFWDTKKFPGKRGLRWGAKYSLEFALMADGVAPKDVYEVLSTDEGVDRAFRKLDELKPNIKWWKSGQDPVRDLADGSVVMSSAYNGRIAAAQAEQKGFRMVWAGGIYDFDFWALPSGVFKKELAEQFVNFASQPAQQKAFAEHIAYGPTNRKAVELLAPDVAANLPTAPQNIANAVGMNVAFWAAHGDALEKRFQAWAKR; from the coding sequence ATGTTGCGAGCGGTAAGGGGAGGGCTGCTGTTCGGCCTGCTGGGGAGCGTCGCGATGCCGGCGCTGGCGGACTATGTCACGGTGATTTCCTTCGGTGGCGCCAACAAGGAGGCCCAGGAGGCGGCCTTCTACAAACCGTTCAAGGACGTGACCGGCAACGCTGTCGTCCACGGTTCGTACAATGGTGACCTGGCCAAGCTCAAGCGCATGGTGGAGATCAGCCACGTGTCCTGGGACGTGGTGGAAGTCGAGGCCCCCGAGCTCGTGCGCGGTTGCGAGGAAGGGCTGTTCATGAAGCTCGATCCCAAGACCCTGGGCAACATCGCCGACTTCGTTCCCGGCGCGGTGCAGCCGTGCGGCGTCGGCATCTTCGTCTGGACCACCCTGCTGGCCTACAACCAGAGCAAGTTGCAGGGCACGCCCAGCAACTGGGCGGATTTCTGGGACACCAAGAAATTCCCCGGCAAGCGCGGCCTGCGCTGGGGCGCCAAGTACAGCCTGGAATTCGCCCTGATGGCCGACGGCGTCGCGCCCAAGGACGTCTACGAGGTGCTGTCCACCGATGAGGGTGTCGACCGTGCCTTCCGCAAGCTCGACGAGCTCAAGCCGAACATCAAGTGGTGGAAGTCCGGCCAGGACCCGGTACGCGATCTCGCCGACGGCAGCGTGGTGATGAGCTCCGCCTACAACGGCCGGATCGCCGCTGCACAGGCCGAGCAGAAGGGTTTTCGCATGGTCTGGGCCGGCGGCATCTACGACTTCGATTTCTGGGCGCTGCCCTCGGGCGTGTTCAAGAAGGAACTGGCCGAGCAGTTCGTCAACTTCGCCAGCCAGCCGGCGCAACAGAAGGCCTTCGCCGAGCACATCGCCTACGGTCCGACCAACCGCAAGGCGGTGGAGCTGCTGGCGCCGGACGTCGCCGCCAACCTGCCCACCGCTCCGCAGAACATCGCCAATGCCGTGGGCATGAACGTGGCGTTCTGGGCCGCGCACGGCGATGCCCTGGAGAAACGCTTCCAGGCCTGGGCCAAGCGCTGA
- a CDS encoding ABC transporter ATP-binding protein, whose amino-acid sequence MAENQASDVLVSFRGVQKSYDGESLIVKDLNLDIRKGEFLTLLGPSGSGKTTSLMMLAGFETPTAGEIQLAGRAINNVPPHKRDIGMVFQNYALFPHMTVAENLAFPLSVRGMSKTDVSERVKRALSMVQLDTFAGRYPAQLSGGQQQRVALARALVFEPQLVLMDEPLGALDKQLREHMQMEIKHIHQRLGVTVVYVTHDQGEALTMSDRVAVFHQGEIQQIAPPAELYEHPRNSFVANFIGENNRIAGQLQARDGDRCTVGLARGEKVEALAVNVGSVGDTVSLSIRPERVRLNGHSENCVNRFSGRVAEFIYLGDHVRIRLEVCGRTDFFVKQPIAELDPALSVGDVVPLGWEVEHVRALDPLSAA is encoded by the coding sequence ATGGCCGAGAATCAGGCAAGCGATGTACTGGTCAGCTTCCGTGGCGTACAGAAGAGCTACGACGGCGAATCCCTCATCGTGAAGGACCTCAATCTGGACATTCGCAAAGGCGAATTCCTGACACTGCTGGGACCGTCCGGTTCCGGCAAGACCACCAGCCTGATGATGCTGGCCGGTTTCGAAACCCCCACCGCCGGTGAAATCCAGCTCGCCGGCCGCGCCATCAACAACGTTCCCCCGCACAAGCGCGACATCGGCATGGTGTTCCAGAACTATGCCCTGTTCCCGCACATGACGGTGGCCGAGAACCTGGCCTTCCCGCTGTCCGTGCGCGGCATGAGCAAGACCGACGTCAGCGAGCGAGTGAAGCGCGCCCTGTCGATGGTCCAGCTCGATACTTTCGCCGGTCGCTATCCCGCCCAGCTCTCCGGTGGCCAGCAGCAGCGCGTGGCCCTGGCCCGCGCGCTGGTCTTCGAGCCGCAACTGGTGCTGATGGACGAACCCCTGGGTGCGCTCGACAAGCAGTTGCGCGAGCACATGCAGATGGAGATCAAGCACATCCACCAGCGCCTGGGCGTGACCGTGGTCTACGTGACCCACGACCAGGGCGAAGCGCTGACCATGTCCGACCGCGTGGCCGTGTTCCACCAGGGCGAGATCCAGCAGATCGCCCCGCCGGCCGAGCTCTACGAGCACCCGCGCAATTCCTTCGTCGCCAACTTCATCGGCGAGAACAACCGTATCGCCGGCCAGCTCCAGGCCCGCGATGGCGACCGCTGCACCGTGGGCCTGGCCCGTGGCGAGAAGGTCGAGGCGCTGGCGGTCAACGTCGGCAGCGTCGGTGACACCGTCAGCCTGTCGATCCGTCCCGAGCGCGTGCGCCTGAACGGCCACAGCGAAAACTGCGTGAACCGCTTCTCCGGTCGCGTCGCCGAGTTCATCTACCTGGGCGACCACGTACGCATTCGCCTGGAGGTCTGCGGCCGTACCGATTTCTTCGTCAAACAGCCGATCGCCGAGCTCGATCCCGCGCTCAGTGTCGGCGACGTGGTTCCGCTGGGCTGGGAAGTCGAGCACGTCCGCGCGCTCGACCCACTGTCCGCGGCGTAA
- a CDS encoding ABC transporter substrate-binding protein, which yields MSKSLKAAGLKLAALSVGLACAAQSMAATDLTVVSFGGANKNAQVKAFYTPYEKSTGNKIVAGEYNGEMAKVKAMVDTNSVSWDLVEVESPELARGCDEGLFEEIDPAILGKAEDYVPGAVTSCGVGFFVWSTVLAYNADKLKSAPTSWADFWDTQKFPGKRGLRKGAKYTLEFALMADGVAPKDVYKVLATKEGQDRAFKKLDQIKPSIQWWEAGAQPPQYLASGDVVMSSAYNGRIAAVQKESNLKIVWNGGIYDFDAWAIPKGAKKVDESLKFIAYSVQPEQQKTYSENIAYGPVNKNAVALLSKDLLKDMPTTPENMENQVGMDVTFWADYGEQLEQRFNAWAAK from the coding sequence ATGTCGAAGTCCTTGAAAGCAGCGGGGCTCAAACTCGCGGCGCTGAGCGTCGGTCTGGCCTGCGCGGCCCAGTCGATGGCGGCCACCGACCTGACCGTGGTGTCCTTCGGCGGCGCCAACAAGAACGCCCAGGTGAAAGCGTTCTACACGCCCTATGAAAAGAGCACCGGCAACAAGATCGTCGCCGGCGAGTACAACGGCGAGATGGCCAAGGTGAAGGCGATGGTCGACACCAACAGCGTCTCCTGGGACCTGGTGGAAGTCGAGTCGCCGGAACTGGCCCGTGGCTGTGACGAAGGCCTGTTCGAAGAGATCGATCCGGCCATCCTCGGCAAGGCCGAAGACTACGTGCCGGGCGCCGTGACCAGCTGCGGCGTGGGCTTCTTCGTGTGGTCCACCGTGCTGGCCTACAACGCCGACAAGCTCAAGAGCGCTCCGACCAGTTGGGCCGATTTCTGGGACACCCAGAAATTCCCGGGCAAGCGCGGCCTGCGCAAGGGCGCCAAGTACACCCTGGAATTCGCCCTGATGGCCGACGGCGTTGCGCCCAAGGACGTCTACAAGGTGCTGGCGACCAAGGAAGGCCAGGACCGCGCCTTCAAGAAACTCGACCAGATCAAGCCGAGCATCCAGTGGTGGGAAGCCGGCGCCCAGCCGCCGCAGTACCTCGCTTCCGGCGACGTGGTCATGAGCTCCGCCTACAACGGCCGCATCGCCGCCGTGCAGAAAGAGAGCAACCTGAAGATCGTCTGGAACGGCGGCATCTACGACTTCGACGCCTGGGCCATCCCGAAGGGCGCCAAGAAGGTCGACGAGAGCCTGAAGTTCATCGCCTATTCGGTCCAGCCGGAACAGCAGAAGACCTACTCCGAGAACATCGCCTACGGCCCGGTCAACAAGAACGCCGTAGCGCTGCTGAGCAAGGATCTGCTGAAGGACATGCCGACCACTCCGGAGAACATGGAGAACCAGGTAGGCATGGACGTGACCTTCTGGGCTGACTACGGCGAGCAGCTGGAGCAGCGCTTCAACGCCTGGGCTGCGAAGTAA
- a CDS encoding ABC transporter permease — translation MATAVSMNEVAGPTLKQRLARAERMNRLKSQALVLPLLVFLLLTFLVPIAALLYKSVNNPEVVGALPLTVNAISAWDGKSLPADEVYKALSDDLVAARKNQTLGDLSKRLNMELAGYRSLLSKTARALPFKEQPASYKDAMEGLDERWGDPAYWQAIRRNASSVTPYYLLAALDHRIDDLGEIARATPDQSIYLDIFARTFWMGAVITLICLALAYPLAYLLANLPTRKSNLLMILVLLPFWTSILVRVAAWIVLLQSGGLINGALLKMGLIDQPLQLVFNRTGVYISMVHIMLPFMILPIYSVMKGISPSYMRAAISLGCHPFASFWKVYFPQTVAGVGAGCLLVFILSIGYYITPALLGSPNDQMVSYFVAFYTNTTINWGMATALGGLLLFATLVLYVIYGWLVGASRLRLG, via the coding sequence ATGGCCACCGCTGTGTCGATGAACGAGGTCGCCGGCCCCACCCTCAAGCAGCGCCTGGCGCGTGCGGAGCGGATGAACCGTTTGAAGTCCCAGGCGCTGGTCCTGCCCCTGCTGGTCTTCCTCCTGCTGACCTTCCTCGTGCCCATCGCGGCATTGCTCTACAAGAGCGTGAACAACCCCGAGGTCGTCGGCGCGCTGCCGTTGACCGTCAACGCCATTTCCGCATGGGACGGCAAGTCGCTGCCTGCGGACGAGGTGTACAAGGCGCTGAGCGACGACCTGGTCGCCGCGCGCAAGAACCAGACCCTTGGTGACCTCTCCAAGCGCCTGAACATGGAACTGGCCGGCTACCGCAGCCTGCTGTCCAAGACCGCCCGCGCGCTGCCGTTCAAGGAGCAGCCGGCGTCGTACAAGGACGCGATGGAAGGCCTCGACGAGCGCTGGGGCGACCCGGCCTACTGGCAGGCGATCCGCCGCAACGCCAGCTCCGTCACTCCCTATTACCTGCTGGCGGCGCTCGATCACCGCATCGACGACCTGGGCGAAATCGCCCGCGCCACGCCCGACCAGTCGATCTACCTGGACATCTTCGCCCGCACCTTCTGGATGGGCGCGGTGATCACCCTGATCTGCCTGGCGCTGGCCTACCCGCTGGCGTACCTGCTGGCCAACCTGCCGACCCGCAAGTCCAACCTGCTGATGATCCTGGTACTGCTGCCGTTCTGGACCTCGATCCTGGTGCGCGTCGCCGCCTGGATCGTACTGCTGCAGTCAGGCGGCCTGATCAACGGCGCGCTGCTGAAGATGGGTCTGATCGACCAGCCGCTGCAGCTGGTGTTCAACCGCACCGGGGTGTACATCTCGATGGTGCACATCATGCTGCCGTTCATGATCCTGCCGATCTACAGCGTGATGAAGGGCATCTCGCCGAGCTACATGCGGGCCGCCATCTCCCTGGGCTGCCACCCGTTCGCCAGCTTCTGGAAGGTCTACTTCCCGCAGACCGTGGCCGGTGTCGGCGCCGGTTGCCTGCTGGTGTTCATCCTGTCGATCGGCTACTACATCACCCCGGCGCTGCTGGGTAGCCCGAACGACCAGATGGTCAGCTACTTCGTCGCCTTCTACACCAACACCACCATCAACTGGGGCATGGCCACGGCCCTGGGCGGCCTGCTGCTGTTCGCCACCCTGGTGCTCTACGTGATTTACGGCTGGCTGGTGGGCGCGAGCCGCCTGCGCCTGGGCTGA
- a CDS encoding ABC transporter permease: MLSPYMSPVERVWFYTLRILCGLVLLFLVLPVLVIVPLSFNSGTFLVYPLQGFSLRWYADFFNSAEWMRALTNSIIVAPAATVLAMVFGTLASIGLTRGEFRGKALVMSLVISPMVVPVVIIGVASYLFFAPLGLGNSYISLIIVHAVLGVPFVIITVSATLQGFNYNLVRAAASLGAPPVLTFFKVTLPLIAPGVISGALFAFATSFDEVVVTLFLAGPEQATLPRQMFSGIRENLSPTIAAAATLLIGFSILLLLTLEWLRGRSEKMRTAPTA, from the coding sequence ATGCTGAGTCCCTACATGTCCCCGGTCGAGCGCGTGTGGTTCTACACCCTGCGCATCCTCTGCGGCCTGGTCCTGTTGTTCCTGGTGCTGCCGGTACTGGTCATCGTGCCGCTGTCGTTCAACTCCGGCACCTTCCTGGTCTATCCGCTGCAGGGCTTCTCCCTGCGCTGGTACGCCGACTTCTTCAACTCCGCCGAGTGGATGCGCGCGCTGACCAACAGCATCATCGTCGCCCCGGCGGCCACCGTGCTGGCGATGGTCTTCGGCACCCTGGCGTCGATCGGCCTGACCCGCGGCGAGTTCCGCGGCAAGGCGCTGGTCATGAGCCTGGTGATCTCGCCGATGGTCGTCCCGGTGGTGATCATCGGCGTGGCCAGCTACCTGTTCTTCGCGCCGCTGGGACTGGGCAACAGCTACATCTCGCTGATCATCGTCCACGCGGTGCTCGGTGTGCCCTTCGTCATCATCACCGTGTCGGCGACCCTGCAGGGCTTCAACTACAACCTGGTGCGCGCCGCCGCCAGTCTCGGTGCGCCGCCGGTGCTGACCTTCTTCAAGGTCACCCTGCCGCTGATCGCCCCCGGCGTGATCTCCGGTGCACTGTTCGCCTTCGCCACCTCCTTCGATGAAGTGGTGGTGACCCTGTTCCTCGCCGGCCCCGAGCAGGCCACCCTGCCGCGCCAGATGTTCAGCGGCATCCGCGAGAACCTCAGCCCGACCATCGCCGCCGCGGCGACCCTGCTGATCGGTTTCTCCATCCTGCTCCTGCTGACCCTCGAGTGGCTGCGTGGCCGCAGCGAGAAGATGCGTACCGCACCGACTGCCTGA
- the rpe gene encoding ribulose-phosphate 3-epimerase, producing MQPYAIAPSILSADFARLGEDVDKVLAAGADIVHFDVMDNHYVPNLTIGPMVCTALRKYGVTAPIDVHLMVSPVDRIIGDFIEAGATYITFHPEASQHIDRSLQLIKDGGCKAGLVFNPATSLDALKYVMDKIDMVLLMSVNPGFGGQKFIPGTLDKLREARALIDASGRDIRLEIDGGVNVKNIREIAEAGADTFVAGSAIFNAPDYAEVIRAMHAELAQARK from the coding sequence ATGCAACCCTACGCCATCGCTCCGTCGATCCTTTCCGCCGACTTCGCCCGCCTGGGCGAGGATGTGGACAAGGTGCTCGCCGCCGGTGCCGACATCGTCCACTTCGACGTGATGGACAACCACTACGTGCCGAACCTGACCATCGGCCCGATGGTCTGCACGGCCCTGCGCAAGTACGGCGTCACCGCGCCGATCGACGTGCACCTGATGGTTTCCCCGGTGGACCGCATCATCGGCGACTTCATCGAAGCCGGCGCCACCTACATCACCTTCCACCCGGAAGCCTCGCAGCACATCGACCGCTCCCTGCAACTGATCAAGGACGGCGGCTGCAAGGCCGGCCTGGTGTTCAACCCGGCCACCTCGCTGGACGCGCTGAAGTACGTGATGGACAAGATCGACATGGTCCTCCTGATGAGCGTGAACCCCGGCTTTGGCGGGCAGAAGTTCATCCCCGGCACCCTCGACAAGCTGCGCGAAGCCCGCGCGCTGATCGACGCCTCCGGCCGCGACATCCGCCTGGAGATCGACGGTGGGGTGAACGTCAAGAACATCCGCGAGATCGCCGAAGCGGGCGCCGACACCTTTGTCGCCGGCTCCGCCATCTTCAATGCACCGGACTACGCCGAGGTCATCCGCGCCATGCACGCCGAGCTGGCGCAGGCGCGCAAGTGA
- a CDS encoding phosphoglycolate phosphatase, with the protein MSAAQLPFAGLPRLVMFDLDGTLVDSVPDLAAAVDKMLLALGRPPAGLEAVRHWVGNGARVLVRRALANDIEHNEVSEEDTERALELFMDAYADSHALTVVYPGVIETLKWLKKRGVELALITNKPERFVGPLLDEMKLGKFFRWIIGGDTLPQQKPDPAALLFVMKMAGVSAEQALFVGDSRNDIFAAKAAGVRSVGLSYGYNHGRPIAEETPTLVLDDLRHLLPCFDSGKAIVLPDTVTNPAQRDSTVETAPHTLWMKVIKALARWRWRA; encoded by the coding sequence ATGAGTGCTGCACAACTGCCGTTCGCCGGGCTGCCGCGTCTGGTGATGTTCGACCTGGACGGCACCCTGGTGGATTCGGTCCCGGATCTCGCCGCCGCGGTGGACAAGATGCTGCTGGCGCTCGGGCGCCCGCCGGCCGGCCTGGAGGCCGTGCGCCACTGGGTCGGCAACGGTGCGCGGGTGCTGGTGCGCCGCGCGCTGGCCAACGATATCGAGCACAATGAAGTCAGCGAGGAAGACACTGAGCGCGCCTTGGAACTGTTCATGGATGCCTACGCCGACAGCCACGCGCTGACCGTGGTCTACCCCGGCGTGATCGAAACGCTGAAGTGGCTGAAGAAGCGCGGCGTGGAACTGGCGCTGATCACCAACAAGCCCGAGCGCTTCGTCGGCCCGCTGCTGGACGAGATGAAGCTGGGCAAGTTCTTCCGCTGGATCATCGGTGGCGACACCCTGCCGCAGCAGAAGCCCGACCCGGCCGCATTGCTGTTCGTGATGAAGATGGCCGGCGTGTCGGCGGAACAGGCCCTGTTCGTCGGCGACTCGCGCAACGACATCTTCGCCGCCAAGGCCGCCGGCGTGCGCAGCGTGGGCCTGAGCTACGGCTACAACCACGGCCGCCCCATCGCCGAGGAAACCCCGACGCTGGTGCTCGACGACCTGCGCCATCTGCTGCCTTGCTTCGACTCGGGCAAAGCGATAGTGTTGCCCGACACCGTTACAAACCCCGCTCAGCGAGACAGCACCGTGGAAACGGCTCCCCACACACTCTGGATGAAAGTCATCAAGGCCCTGGCCCGCTGGCGCTGGCGCGCCTGA